From the genome of Nitrospiria bacterium:
GGCCGTGATGGCCCCCTGCGTCGTGAAATCGTAGGGGCGATCCTCGTGATCGCCCTATATTCGGGCGAATACAAGATTCGCCCCTACAATGGTTACCATTAAATTAGGAGGCCGAATGGAAGATTGGCAACGAGAGCTCCAAGCCAGCATCACCAAACCGGAAGACCTCGCCCGCGAGCTGGGCGTGGATCCGGAGGCGATCCGGGACGTCATGAAGGAATACCGCGTGCGGATCACCCCGCACGTGCTCAAGCAGATCAAGGAAAAGGGCGACGCCGTCTGGAAACAAGTCGTTCCGGAAGCGGTCGAGGGCGACGACCTCCTGGCGGCGGCCGACCCGCTCAACGAAGACGCCGACAGCCCCGTGCCCCACCTCGTCCACCGCTATCCGGACCGCGTCCTGTTGATGGTCACGAACCAATGTCCCATCTATTGCCGTTTCTGCACGCGCAAACGGCTGGTGGGCAAGCCCGGGTTCATCTCCAAGGGGGATCTTGACCGTGCGGTGGATTATATCCGCGGCCATTCGGAAATCCGGGACGTCATCCTCTCCGGAGGCGATCCGCTCCTGCTGACGGACGATCATCTCGAACGGGTCCTCAGGGCCCTTCGGGGAATCCCGCACCTGGAGATCATCCGGATCGGAAGCCGAGTTCCGGGAAGCCTCCCGTCGCGGATCACCGAAAGGCTGTGCGCGATGGTCAAGAAATATCATCCGATCTATATGAACCTGCATTTCAACCACCCGGACGAGATCACGCCGGAGGTTAAGCGGGCCTGCGAACGGCTGGCCGACGCCGGCGTCCCGCTCGGAAGCCAGACGGTTCTGCTCAAAGGCGTGAACGACGATCCGGAAGTGATGAAACGGCTGATGCAGAAGTTGCTCGCCTGCCGGGTCAAACCGTACTACATCTATCAGGCCGATCTGACCCGGGGAACGAACCATTTCCGGACGCCGGTGGAGGACGGGCTGACGATCCTCAAGGCGATCCAGGGTCACACGTCCGGCATGGCCGTGCCGCATTACGTGATCGACGCGCCGGGGGGAGGGGGCAAGATCCCGCTGCTGCCGGCCGACTACCTCGTCGAGATCAACGGCCGGGAGGCGGTTCTGAAAAACTACGAAGGCCGCGTCTTCCGGTATCCGCAGGCCGAGCCGGAGAAGGTCTCGACGGCGCCGCAGCGCGCGAAGGGGCCCTTCAAAATTCTGAACAACGGAGGCGGCGAATGATCAAGAGCGACCGGTGGATTCGAAAGATGGCCAAAGAACACACGATGATCTCGCCTTTCGAGGAAAAGCAGATCCGGGAGGGCGTGATCTCGTTCGGCGTCTCGTCCTACGGCTACGACATCCGGATCGCGGACGAGTTCAAGATCTTCACCAACATCAACACGACGATCGTGGACCCCAAAAACTTCGACCTGAGGTCGTTCGTCGATTTCAAGGGGCCGGTCTGCATCATCCCGCCCAATTCGTTCGCTCTGGGCATGAGCGTGGAGTATTTCAAGATCCCGCGCAACGTGATGACGATTTGCGTGGGCAAGAGCACGTACGCCCGCTGCGGCATCATCACGAACGTCACGCCGTTCGAGCCGGAATGGGAGGGGTTCGTGACGCTGGAAGTTTCCAACACCACCCCGCTGCCCGCCAAGATCTACGCCAACGAGGGCATCGCCCAGGTGGTCTTCTTCGAGAGCGACGAGCCCTGCGAGACCTCCTACGCCGACAAGAAGGGCAAATACCAGGCCCAGCGCGGAATCACCGTTCCAAGGATATAACTTCTTCCATATCGAGATACTGGACCGTCTTTTTGCAGAGCTTCAAAAAAACCTTTCAGGGTGGTTCGGACGCAAAAAGCGGTCTCGTGAATTGATCTCCGAGATTCGTAACGACCTGTCGCAGCTTAAGGAAAGCGCTGACGAACTTGGCTGGCAAACGTCGAAACCCGTACAAACAGGAAAAACGTCTGCAAAGGTTATCAGCCGATGCAGTCAGATCTCATAATTACACGAAGCGTTCTGAAAATTTTCTTAGAAGGAAGTTTCAGAAAGCCAAGGGGAAAAAGAAGCGTACCCGTGCTCTGGCATTAAAGGTGATCCACTATCTTGATGGGAAGGATCGTGTGCGCCGTGAGGATATCATGCAGGACTTACTTGCTGATCAATCTTCATACAGAAGTAACGAAGTTGACAATATCATTCGTCTTCTCCACCAGGCAGAGCTTGTTAGAGCAATGCCGGGGCGCTACTCTATGGTGGAAATTCGATGATCCACTCGATGGTGTCAAATCAACCTACTGAAAATAGCTATGGACTTCTAAGACATTCATCATGGTTGTCCACGTTTCGGAGGATAATCTCTGAGCGCTGCTTACCGTATTCCCACGTGAAGCGGTACTGCCTGTTTACATAACCTTCAAAGATTTTCGCGCCGTGACTTCCAACGGCGTTTTTGACCTCATGGGTTTTAAGGGAAGGATGACGGGGGCTCTGTTCCAGAAGGAGGATCTGTTTCTGAAGTTGAAGGTACACGTCATTCGGCAAGCGTTCGGCCTGTGATAGAAAATGAGCGGTGGCCGCCAGCGTGAAGGGCATGGCTTATTTCTTCTTCCGCCGCTTGGCCATCTCGCTCAGCATCGCCTCACCGCTTCGGAAATGCG
Proteins encoded in this window:
- a CDS encoding KamA family radical SAM protein, with the protein product MEDWQRELQASITKPEDLARELGVDPEAIRDVMKEYRVRITPHVLKQIKEKGDAVWKQVVPEAVEGDDLLAAADPLNEDADSPVPHLVHRYPDRVLLMVTNQCPIYCRFCTRKRLVGKPGFISKGDLDRAVDYIRGHSEIRDVILSGGDPLLLTDDHLERVLRALRGIPHLEIIRIGSRVPGSLPSRITERLCAMVKKYHPIYMNLHFNHPDEITPEVKRACERLADAGVPLGSQTVLLKGVNDDPEVMKRLMQKLLACRVKPYYIYQADLTRGTNHFRTPVEDGLTILKAIQGHTSGMAVPHYVIDAPGGGGKIPLLPADYLVEINGREAVLKNYEGRVFRYPQAEPEKVSTAPQRAKGPFKILNNGGGE
- the dcd gene encoding dCTP deaminase; the protein is MIKSDRWIRKMAKEHTMISPFEEKQIREGVISFGVSSYGYDIRIADEFKIFTNINTTIVDPKNFDLRSFVDFKGPVCIIPPNSFALGMSVEYFKIPRNVMTICVGKSTYARCGIITNVTPFEPEWEGFVTLEVSNTTPLPAKIYANEGIAQVVFFESDEPCETSYADKKGKYQAQRGITVPRI